One window from the genome of Vicinamibacterales bacterium encodes:
- a CDS encoding M28 family peptidase, with translation MRKKLVVVAMAIAAVTAFAQEKEDRTLLSTEQMNAIINEASGERAMHHVLQLVPYQFVRPPSEYQGHFREAEVMAKLAKEYGFSNVTIEDYPTGQTWQPTVGELWTTTPRAEKIYDLNDIPEAVASTNGNADITGELVSVGQGAAQDFEGKDVKGKFVLSLAPGGLGGVYQRAVAAGALGALGISAIGAGDRAVDYPDEIVSMTVTAQPGTAAWALAPKKARALETLLNRGQKVTIRSIIKSEQVPNKQEIVHAEIPGDGSTTQEVAIGGHLFEGYIKQGANDDNSGCALTLEVGRTYLKLINEGKLPKPKRTINFQWVQEISGTRQWLDAHPDKAKRIIGDLNFDMEALRLTLSRSYWIMQRTPDTFPSYINDVGQSMMEYISELTRERVRYRANGYQPVFNITSPNGSDDAFYIKIDQHYGSSDHVTYMQYGIPAVMFITWPDMWYHSSQDTPDKQDPTQYKRAAIVATGALAVVATGGDELAARVTSENLARGSERMGGNQRKATGYLADAKTAAELHAAWKDARVAIRHQADVEKTVVRSSSVLYDDPAGAPRRLAALEAAIDRKTAAMLEEAKAVYALQAERLKTQPIVEPPQTPEEKEAAGLIVTCGNGEGTYSGCPTAGRGAAGGGGGGRGGGRGAGPAGPSLPQHMNAELTILLGKRLSALEIRDFLSGEFEPVPLTDVMAVLRTREAGGTIKLVPKTASK, from the coding sequence CTGCTCTCGACCGAGCAGATGAACGCGATCATCAACGAAGCGTCCGGCGAGCGCGCGATGCATCACGTGCTGCAGCTCGTGCCCTACCAGTTCGTGCGGCCGCCGTCGGAGTATCAGGGCCACTTCCGCGAGGCGGAGGTGATGGCGAAGCTGGCGAAGGAGTACGGCTTCTCGAACGTCACCATCGAGGACTACCCGACGGGGCAGACCTGGCAGCCGACGGTGGGCGAGCTGTGGACGACGACACCGCGCGCCGAGAAGATTTACGACCTCAACGACATTCCGGAGGCGGTCGCCTCGACCAACGGCAACGCCGACATCACGGGCGAGCTGGTCAGCGTCGGCCAGGGGGCCGCGCAGGACTTCGAAGGCAAGGACGTGAAGGGGAAGTTCGTCCTGTCGCTGGCGCCGGGCGGCCTCGGCGGCGTCTACCAGCGCGCCGTCGCGGCGGGTGCGCTCGGCGCACTTGGCATCAGCGCCATCGGCGCCGGCGACCGCGCCGTCGACTATCCCGACGAAATCGTCTCGATGACAGTGACGGCGCAGCCGGGGACCGCGGCGTGGGCGCTGGCGCCGAAGAAGGCACGCGCGCTCGAGACGTTGCTGAACCGCGGCCAGAAAGTGACGATCCGCTCGATCATCAAGAGCGAGCAGGTCCCCAACAAGCAGGAGATCGTCCACGCCGAGATCCCCGGCGACGGCAGCACGACGCAGGAAGTCGCGATCGGCGGTCACCTCTTCGAGGGCTACATCAAGCAGGGAGCCAACGACGACAACTCCGGCTGCGCACTGACGCTCGAGGTCGGCCGCACCTACTTGAAGTTGATCAACGAGGGAAAGCTCCCGAAGCCGAAGCGGACGATCAACTTCCAGTGGGTGCAGGAGATCAGCGGCACGCGGCAGTGGCTCGACGCCCACCCCGACAAGGCCAAGCGGATCATCGGTGACCTCAACTTCGACATGGAGGCGCTGCGCCTGACGCTCAGCCGCAGCTACTGGATCATGCAGCGCACGCCAGACACGTTCCCGTCCTATATCAACGACGTCGGGCAGAGCATGATGGAGTACATCTCAGAGCTGACGCGCGAGCGCGTCCGCTACCGCGCCAACGGCTACCAGCCCGTCTTCAACATCACCTCGCCCAACGGCAGCGACGACGCCTTCTACATCAAGATCGATCAGCACTACGGCTCGAGCGATCACGTGACCTACATGCAGTACGGGATCCCGGCAGTGATGTTCATCACCTGGCCGGACATGTGGTACCACTCGTCACAGGACACGCCCGACAAGCAGGATCCGACGCAGTACAAACGCGCCGCGATCGTCGCGACCGGCGCGCTCGCCGTGGTTGCGACCGGCGGCGACGAGCTGGCGGCGCGCGTGACGAGCGAGAACCTGGCGCGCGGCAGCGAGCGGATGGGTGGCAACCAGCGCAAGGCGACCGGCTACCTCGCCGACGCGAAGACGGCCGCCGAGCTGCACGCGGCATGGAAGGACGCGCGCGTTGCGATCCGTCATCAGGCCGACGTCGAAAAGACCGTCGTGCGATCGTCGTCCGTGCTGTACGACGATCCGGCCGGTGCGCCGAGGCGGCTGGCTGCGCTCGAGGCAGCGATCGATCGCAAGACGGCGGCGATGCTCGAAGAAGCGAAGGCGGTTTACGCTTTGCAGGCCGAGCGTTTGAAGACGCAGCCGATCGTCGAGCCGCCGCAGACGCCCGAAGAGAAGGAAGCAGCGGGCCTCATCGTCACGTGCGGCAACGGCGAGGGGACCTACTCCGGCTGTCCAACGGCCGGCCGCGGCGCCGCCGGCGGCGGCGGAGGCGGACGCGGCGGCGGTCGCGGCGCCGGTCCGGCAGGGCCGTCGCTGCCGCAGCACATGAACGCCGAGCTCACGATCCTGCTCGGCAAGAGACTCAGCGCGCTCGAGATTCGCGACTTCCTGTCGGGCGAATTCGAACCCGTGCCGCTGACGGACGTGATGGCGGTCCTGCGCACGCGTGAAGCCGGCGGGACGATCAAGCTCGTACCCAAAACCGCGTCAAAATAG
- a CDS encoding phosphatase PAP2 family protein, translating to MSPVRIARRITARLCGVERHEITWLLVGLVACVLLLLFLLLAGEVMAGHTQAMDTRILRALRSPDDPARPIGPMWLPGMLEDLTALGGPTVTWLVILGVTGYLLFERRARAAMFVLVACGSGDLLTRIIKGVFSRPRPTIVPHLRDAFSTSFPSGHSMESAIVYVTLAAALIRVVRRPATRAYCLGLAILITGLVGVSRVFLGVHYPTDVAGGWIFGLFWASLCWLAAEWYDRRRAPIA from the coding sequence GTGAGTCCCGTTCGGATCGCTCGGCGCATCACCGCACGGCTGTGCGGTGTGGAGCGTCACGAGATCACGTGGCTGCTCGTCGGGCTGGTCGCCTGCGTGCTGCTGCTCCTGTTCCTCCTGCTGGCCGGCGAGGTCATGGCGGGCCACACGCAGGCCATGGACACGCGCATCCTCCGCGCGCTGCGCAGCCCGGACGATCCGGCGCGGCCGATTGGGCCCATGTGGCTACCCGGCATGCTGGAGGATCTCACCGCGCTCGGCGGACCGACCGTCACGTGGCTGGTGATCCTCGGGGTGACCGGTTACCTGCTGTTCGAACGGCGGGCGCGCGCCGCGATGTTCGTCCTGGTGGCGTGCGGATCGGGCGACCTGCTGACCCGCATCATCAAGGGCGTCTTCTCCCGGCCGCGGCCGACCATCGTGCCGCACCTGCGCGACGCCTTCTCGACGAGCTTTCCGAGCGGGCACTCGATGGAGTCGGCAATCGTGTATGTCACGCTCGCGGCAGCGCTCATCCGCGTAGTACGGCGGCCGGCGACCAGGGCCTACTGCCTTGGTCTGGCGATCCTCATCACGGGGCTCGTCGGCGTCAGCCGCGTATTCCTTGGCGTGCATTACCCCACCGATGTCGCCGGCGGCTGGATCTTCGGGCTGTTCTGGGCCTCGCTGTGCTGGCTGGCGGCAGAGTGGTACGACAGGCGACGAGCGCCGATTGCGTGA
- a CDS encoding response regulator, with translation MSELQGDRPLLPYAMGAGRAEVSEARLETILLVEDEPAVRQLFSQALTRAGYAVYEARNGQDAMKLFDAHGDHIDMLITDMRMPYMGGAELAHHLRGRRRTLKLVCISGYPGSLDADLAGDFLAKPFSRDDLLRKVREVLDR, from the coding sequence ATGAGCGAGTTACAAGGGGACCGTCCGCTGTTACCCTATGCGATGGGGGCCGGGAGAGCCGAAGTGTCAGAAGCGCGACTGGAGACGATTCTGCTCGTCGAAGACGAACCCGCGGTGCGCCAGTTGTTCTCACAGGCGCTCACTCGTGCCGGCTATGCCGTGTACGAGGCGCGCAACGGGCAGGACGCGATGAAGCTGTTCGATGCGCACGGCGACCACATCGACATGCTCATCACCGATATGCGCATGCCGTACATGGGTGGCGCCGAGCTCGCCCATCACCTGCGCGGCCGCCGCCGGACCCTGAAGCTGGTCTGCATATCCGGGTATCCGGGGAGCCTCGACGCCGATCTCGCCGGCGATTTTCTCGCCAAGCCGTTCTCACGCGACGACCTGCTCAGGAAGGTCCGCGAAGTGCTCGACCGGTAG
- a CDS encoding MBOAT family O-acyltransferase produces the protein MIFHSLDFVVFFVVVVALYWRLPARGQNVLLLIASYVFYGYVHPWFLSLIASSTVVDYLSARGMERWPSRRRLFMGVSIVSNFGMLGFFKYFNFFADNLAAVIDALGLHVSVPVLRVVLPVGISFYTFQAMSYTVDVFRGELRARRSLLDVAVFISFFPHLVAGPIQRASYLLPQVEGERRFSPAAAASGFYLIVWGFFKKLVIADNVGVIANKVFALNDPSFEILWAGVFAFAIQIYADFSAYTDLARGTSRWLGFELTENFDHPYLARTPADFWRRWNISLSTWFRDYVYIPLGGSRARGAVWIRNVMVTFLLSGLWHGASWNYVLWGGYHGLLLVATRAHQILRPPNSAARTRFGSIGPVFQWLGMFALTLVGWLLFRETEWPAIVRDLRLVPWHSAPKDRQVGLYLFLLAFGYSIPLWAQSVWVELHRGRHPLDSDRWSSDVVRALACGAAFAAILVLRSRTSLDFIYFQF, from the coding sequence GTGATCTTCCACAGCCTCGACTTCGTCGTCTTTTTTGTCGTCGTGGTGGCGCTGTACTGGCGGCTGCCGGCCCGCGGGCAGAACGTGCTGCTGCTCATCGCGAGCTACGTCTTTTACGGCTACGTCCATCCCTGGTTCCTGAGCCTGATCGCCTCCTCGACGGTGGTCGACTATCTGTCGGCGCGGGGGATGGAGCGGTGGCCGTCGCGGCGGCGGCTGTTCATGGGCGTGAGCATCGTGTCGAACTTCGGGATGCTCGGGTTCTTCAAGTACTTCAACTTCTTCGCCGACAACCTGGCGGCCGTGATCGACGCACTTGGACTCCACGTCAGCGTCCCGGTGCTGCGCGTCGTCCTGCCGGTGGGCATCTCGTTCTACACCTTCCAGGCGATGAGCTATACGGTGGACGTCTTCCGCGGTGAGCTGCGCGCACGGCGCAGCCTGCTCGACGTCGCCGTGTTCATCTCGTTCTTCCCGCATCTGGTCGCCGGTCCGATCCAGCGCGCCTCGTACCTGCTCCCGCAGGTGGAAGGGGAGCGCCGCTTTTCGCCGGCCGCGGCGGCGAGCGGCTTCTACCTCATCGTGTGGGGCTTCTTCAAGAAGCTGGTCATCGCCGACAACGTCGGGGTCATCGCGAACAAGGTGTTTGCGCTGAATGACCCGTCGTTCGAGATTCTCTGGGCCGGGGTCTTCGCGTTTGCCATCCAGATCTACGCCGATTTTTCGGCCTATACCGACCTCGCGCGGGGGACGTCGCGGTGGCTCGGGTTCGAGCTCACCGAGAACTTCGACCATCCTTATCTGGCGCGCACGCCGGCCGATTTCTGGCGGCGCTGGAACATCTCGCTCTCCACCTGGTTCCGCGACTACGTCTATATCCCGCTCGGCGGATCCCGGGCCAGGGGAGCCGTCTGGATCCGTAACGTGATGGTGACGTTCCTGCTGTCGGGGCTGTGGCACGGCGCCAGCTGGAACTACGTGCTGTGGGGCGGGTATCACGGGCTGCTGCTCGTCGCGACACGCGCGCATCAGATTCTCCGCCCTCCGAACAGCGCAGCGCGGACTCGGTTCGGCAGCATCGGCCCCGTCTTCCAGTGGCTTGGGATGTTCGCGCTGACGCTCGTCGGCTGGCTGCTGTTCCGCGAGACGGAGTGGCCCGCCATCGTGCGCGATCTGCGTCTCGTGCCGTGGCACAGTGCGCCGAAGGATCGCCAGGTCGGCCTGTATCTGTTCCTGCTCGCCTTCGGCTACTCGATTCCGCTCTGGGCCCAGAGCGTCTGGGTCGAGCTGCACCGTGGACGGCACCCGCTCGACAGCGATCGGTGGAGCAGCGACGTCGTCCGCGCGCTTGCGTGCGGCGCGGCGTTCGCGGCGATTCTCGTGCTGCGTTCGCGGACGTCGCTCGACTTCATCTACTTTCAGTTCTGA